The Chryseolinea soli genome contains a region encoding:
- a CDS encoding peroxiredoxin family protein codes for MKRIVIAALTLVSLAGCLAKKETQQVLKTGTWRATIEIQGQPLPFNLDIEKDNADGYDVYLRNAEERLLLDEVTVNGDSVDIVLHVFDADIKARIKGDTLQGEFIKNYEKDYNLPFLAVYGQTYRFEKGLKQDSVPDFSGKYAVNFIHETDTTVAVGIFKQIGDSVTGTFLTPTGDYRYLQGNVANGMMQLSTFDGNHAYIFTAIKTPEGKLMGEYYSGKTWMEFWEGEKNDNAALPDAEKLTFLKEGYETVAFTFPDVTGKKVSLTDDKYKNKVVILQLFGTWCPNCMDETKFLAPWYKENNKRGVEIIGMAYERKPDFEYASGRVKKMAEKLGVTYDFVIGGTNDKALASETLPMLNAVVAFPTTIFIGKDGKVKKIHTGFSGPGTGLYYEQFVQHFNETVNELLREDATSTITP; via the coding sequence ATGAAGCGAATTGTTATTGCTGCACTCACCCTTGTCAGCCTGGCGGGATGCCTCGCAAAAAAAGAAACGCAGCAAGTATTAAAGACCGGCACCTGGCGCGCCACCATCGAAATACAAGGCCAGCCCTTGCCCTTCAATCTCGACATTGAAAAAGACAACGCCGACGGCTACGATGTGTACCTGCGCAATGCAGAAGAACGTCTGCTCCTGGATGAAGTGACGGTGAACGGCGATTCAGTCGATATCGTCCTTCACGTGTTCGACGCCGACATCAAAGCACGCATCAAAGGCGATACGCTGCAGGGGGAGTTCATCAAGAACTACGAGAAAGATTATAACCTTCCCTTCCTGGCGGTATACGGACAAACCTATCGCTTTGAAAAAGGTCTGAAGCAGGACAGCGTTCCCGACTTCAGCGGCAAGTATGCCGTGAACTTCATTCACGAGACCGACACCACGGTAGCGGTAGGCATCTTCAAACAAATCGGCGATAGCGTGACCGGCACGTTCCTGACCCCCACAGGCGACTACCGTTACCTGCAAGGCAACGTAGCCAATGGCATGATGCAACTGAGCACATTCGATGGCAACCACGCCTATATCTTCACCGCCATCAAAACACCCGAGGGCAAACTGATGGGCGAATACTACTCCGGCAAGACCTGGATGGAATTCTGGGAAGGCGAAAAAAATGACAACGCCGCACTCCCCGACGCCGAGAAACTCACCTTCCTGAAAGAAGGCTACGAGACCGTCGCGTTCACCTTTCCGGATGTGACCGGCAAAAAAGTGAGCCTGACCGACGACAAGTACAAGAACAAAGTGGTCATCCTCCAACTCTTCGGAACGTGGTGCCCCAATTGTATGGACGAAACAAAATTCCTGGCACCGTGGTATAAAGAAAACAACAAGCGCGGCGTCGAGATCATCGGCATGGCGTATGAGCGCAAACCTGATTTCGAGTATGCCAGCGGCCGCGTGAAAAAAATGGCCGAGAAGCTGGGCGTGACATACGACTTTGTGATCGGTGGCACAAACGACAAGGCCCTTGCCTCGGAAACCTTGCCGATGCTGAATGCCGTGGTAGCATTTCCCACCACCATATTCATCGGTAAAGACGGCAAAGTGAAGAAAATTCACACCGGGTTTTCCGGACCAGGCACGGGACTTTATTACGAACAGTTCGTACAGCATTTTAACGAAACCGTAAATGAACTTTTACGGGAAGATGCGACTTCTACGATTACACCATAG
- the mnmA gene encoding tRNA 2-thiouridine(34) synthase MnmA: protein MKKRVVVGLSGGVDSSVTAYLLKEQGYEVIGMFMKNWHDDTVTISNECPWLDDSNDAMIVAQHLGIPFQAIDLSKEYKERIVDYMFAEYQAGRTPNPDVLCNREIKFDIFLQTALKLGAEYVATGHYARKDSFEKDGKTVYRLLSGKDPNKDQSYFLCQLTQEQLSKALFPIGELLKPEVRAIAKKIDLVTADKKDSQGLCFVGKVHLPDFLQQRLQPKTGKVIEIDAEAAVFKNGYAADDLRSLSAHYELAPEQGEVIGEHKGAHYYTIGQRKGLNLGGFEKPLFVIGTDTEKNVIYTGMGEDHPGLYRKALFIPNSDEHWIRKDLALAVGESKDYLTRIRYRQPLMGCTLHKREEGLYITFENPQKSITPGQFAAWYDGEELIGSGVIS, encoded by the coding sequence ATGAAGAAAAGAGTTGTTGTCGGTTTGTCGGGAGGAGTGGACTCCAGCGTCACGGCGTACCTGTTGAAAGAACAGGGCTACGAAGTGATCGGCATGTTCATGAAGAACTGGCACGACGACACCGTGACCATCAGCAACGAATGCCCCTGGCTGGACGACAGCAACGACGCCATGATCGTGGCACAGCATCTGGGCATTCCTTTTCAAGCCATCGATCTCAGCAAGGAATATAAAGAGCGCATCGTCGACTATATGTTCGCCGAATATCAGGCCGGGCGCACGCCCAATCCCGATGTGCTGTGCAACCGTGAGATCAAGTTTGATATTTTTCTACAGACCGCTTTAAAACTGGGCGCCGAATATGTGGCCACGGGTCACTATGCGCGCAAAGATTCTTTTGAGAAAGACGGCAAGACCGTATACCGGTTGCTGAGCGGCAAAGATCCCAACAAAGATCAAAGCTATTTTCTTTGCCAACTCACGCAAGAACAATTATCGAAGGCGCTGTTCCCCATCGGCGAATTGCTGAAGCCGGAAGTGCGCGCCATCGCGAAGAAGATCGATTTGGTTACGGCCGATAAAAAAGATTCACAAGGGCTCTGCTTTGTGGGCAAAGTGCACTTGCCTGATTTCTTACAACAACGCCTGCAACCCAAAACGGGCAAGGTGATCGAGATCGATGCGGAAGCCGCCGTTTTCAAAAATGGTTATGCGGCCGATGATCTCCGTTCGCTTTCTGCGCACTACGAATTGGCACCCGAACAAGGTGAAGTGATCGGCGAACACAAAGGCGCTCATTACTACACCATCGGGCAGCGCAAAGGCCTCAACCTCGGCGGCTTTGAAAAGCCGTTGTTTGTGATTGGCACAGACACTGAAAAGAATGTGATCTACACCGGCATGGGAGAAGATCATCCCGGACTTTATCGCAAGGCGTTGTTTATTCCGAACAGCGACGAGCACTGGATTCGCAAAGATCTTGCCTTAGCGGTGGGTGAGTCAAAAGATTATCTCACGCGCATCCGTTACCGTCAGCCCTTGATGGGGTGCACGCTGCACAAGAGAGAAGAAGGGCTATACATCACGTTCGAAAACCCTCAAAAAAGTATTACGCCCGGACAATTCGCCGCATGGTATGATGGCGAGGAATTGATTGGATCGGGTGTTATTTCGTAA
- a CDS encoding J domain-containing protein, with product MNYYQILGVREDAGYDEIKRAYRKLMKIYHPDKNSTAAAAEFSKKINEAYEVLSDTLKRAQYDTQRHYTSSSRYAYQDAYRETSDRERREAEARRQREAETWRRYRQKQEEETKAGKHQRRQAIYPVIRWLNLAVAIVSLLFLLDNYVSVTRNSSITAGWRVGLTGGDTVDFLRDNHLAFELPKGVRVNYDYDRDSLRMPVQFTISSVRHVAKSVVIKDGNRLVQIPLTSTDYQSTPFWWMLSLLCSVVVLFCKDYTDTAYKLALVSLGLLLFAWMSFSGHHGEQFYR from the coding sequence ATGAATTACTATCAAATTCTGGGTGTGCGTGAAGATGCCGGTTACGACGAAATCAAGCGAGCATACCGTAAGCTCATGAAAATTTACCATCCCGACAAAAATTCGACGGCAGCTGCGGCAGAATTCTCAAAAAAGATTAACGAAGCTTACGAGGTGTTGTCCGACACGTTGAAACGTGCCCAATACGACACACAACGACACTACACGTCCTCCAGTCGATATGCTTACCAGGACGCTTATCGTGAAACCAGCGACCGCGAACGTAGAGAAGCTGAGGCGCGACGGCAACGGGAAGCGGAAACGTGGAGACGCTACCGGCAAAAACAGGAAGAGGAGACAAAGGCGGGGAAACACCAACGGCGACAGGCTATCTATCCGGTCATTCGATGGCTCAACCTGGCAGTTGCAATAGTTTCGTTACTCTTCCTTTTGGACAACTACGTTTCGGTTACCCGCAACAGCAGCATCACAGCGGGCTGGCGTGTGGGCCTTACCGGAGGAGATACCGTGGATTTTTTACGCGACAACCACCTTGCGTTCGAGTTGCCCAAAGGCGTTCGCGTGAATTATGATTACGATCGGGATTCACTGCGCATGCCTGTACAATTCACCATTTCATCCGTGCGCCACGTCGCCAAATCGGTAGTGATCAAAGATGGTAACAGGCTCGTTCAAATTCCGTTGACCTCAACGGATTATCAAAGCACCCCATTTTGGTGGATGCTTTCTTTGTTATGTTCCGTGGTTGTTCTGTTTTGTAAAGACTATACGGATACCGCTTATAAGCTTGCGCTTGTTTCGCTCGGTCTTTTGTTGTTTGCCTGGATGTCTTTTTCAGGACACCACGGCGAGCAATTTTATCGATAA
- a CDS encoding J domain-containing protein has product MTYYEILGISGAASIEEIKTAYSRLISTHPNEVNHAVVQLKEAYGVLSDPVRKQQYDHSLYGPPPQPVVEYEEDPRGVYRREYIQRKQREKQEEERRLDRQRQNIFRIMRRVNFVILAYAVLLTIDYCLPARVYQEVGVDGWQKTFGRRRGKGNLVYSFMETTHFTLTVSYELLQRYDFDAKEKEPLVVKATQICRIPTTVSLAGKESTQTYRVLSSPFSDGIARPLILLIVTTMILLFRKYSYVNYMNCFMPVLLFFLMVPPWFHF; this is encoded by the coding sequence GTGACCTACTACGAGATCCTTGGCATTTCCGGCGCGGCATCGATCGAAGAGATCAAGACTGCCTATAGCAGGTTGATCAGCACACACCCTAACGAAGTGAACCATGCGGTCGTACAGTTGAAAGAAGCTTATGGCGTACTCTCCGACCCCGTTCGAAAACAGCAATACGATCATAGTCTCTATGGTCCCCCACCACAGCCTGTTGTGGAGTATGAAGAGGATCCGCGAGGCGTTTATCGCCGGGAATACATTCAACGAAAGCAACGCGAAAAACAAGAGGAAGAGCGACGACTGGATCGGCAGCGACAGAACATTTTCCGGATCATGCGACGAGTCAATTTTGTTATTCTCGCTTATGCGGTTCTCTTGACGATCGACTATTGTTTGCCCGCTAGAGTTTACCAGGAAGTAGGCGTGGACGGCTGGCAGAAGACTTTTGGTCGAAGGCGTGGGAAGGGAAACCTTGTCTACAGCTTCATGGAAACGACGCACTTCACCTTGACCGTTTCCTACGAACTTCTCCAACGCTACGACTTTGACGCAAAGGAGAAAGAGCCGCTCGTGGTCAAGGCAACCCAGATTTGCAGAATACCAACAACCGTGTCACTCGCCGGTAAAGAGTCAACGCAGACCTATCGTGTTCTCAGTTCACCCTTTTCCGATGGCATCGCACGCCCCTTGATCCTTCTGATTGTGACCACTATGATACTTTTGTTTCGAAAGTATTCCTATGTCAACTATATGAACTGCTTTATGCCGGTACTGCTGTTCTTCCTGATGGTTCCGCCCTGGTTCCATTTCTAA
- a CDS encoding DUF502 domain-containing protein, whose amino-acid sequence MDSTFRRFIRYFFSGTLFIVPLVATAYFIYFSFQSLDKLLNLPYPGLGFAIIIITITGFGYLTTNFAFKTVADWFDHGMNRIPLVKLIYSAVKDLLGAFVGDKKKFNKPVLVRINKDNNLYQIGFITQPDLTELGLTDMVVVYFPHSYAFSGFHYFVSKENIKPLNISGPTAMKFIVSGGVSGFRES is encoded by the coding sequence ATGGATAGTACTTTCAGGCGTTTTATTCGTTACTTTTTTAGCGGTACGCTTTTTATCGTACCCCTTGTTGCTACGGCCTATTTTATATACTTCTCCTTTCAAAGTCTCGATAAACTACTGAATCTTCCCTACCCGGGATTGGGATTTGCCATCATCATCATTACGATCACCGGCTTTGGATACCTGACCACCAACTTTGCGTTCAAGACGGTGGCGGATTGGTTCGATCACGGGATGAACAGAATTCCTTTGGTGAAATTGATCTACTCGGCTGTAAAAGATTTGCTGGGCGCCTTCGTGGGCGATAAAAAGAAATTCAACAAGCCGGTGCTGGTGCGCATCAACAAGGATAATAATCTATACCAGATCGGCTTCATCACCCAGCCCGACCTGACGGAACTGGGGTTGACCGATATGGTGGTGGTTTACTTTCCCCATTCGTATGCCTTTTCGGGCTTTCATTATTTTGTCTCGAAAGAGAACATCAAGCCTTTGAATATCTCGGGGCCTACAGCTATGAAGTTTATTGTTTCCGGTGGGGTGAGTGGATTCAGAGAATCTTAG
- the cmk gene encoding (d)CMP kinase, protein MNFRKIVIAIDGYSACGKSSTAKEVSNILGYRYIDTGAMYRAVTLYFLDHHVAMTNPKEVARALQDIHITFKISTKNKSETYLNGLNVEKTIRTMRVSEMVSPVSTIKEVRVAMVEQQRRLGKERGVVMDGRDIGTVVFPQADLKVFMTADLLTRAFRRQRELLEKNQMVDLDDVVENILQRDKIDTTRKESPLRQADDALVLDTTHVTLEEQVDEVVRLALAKMIVLH, encoded by the coding sequence ATGAACTTTCGTAAAATCGTCATCGCCATCGACGGATATTCGGCTTGCGGAAAGAGCAGTACGGCAAAAGAGGTCTCCAATATTCTCGGCTATCGCTACATCGACACCGGTGCCATGTACCGCGCCGTCACGCTCTATTTCCTGGACCACCATGTGGCCATGACCAACCCCAAGGAGGTGGCCCGTGCGCTACAGGATATTCATATTACCTTTAAGATCAGTACAAAAAACAAATCGGAAACCTATCTCAATGGTCTCAACGTTGAAAAGACCATCCGCACCATGCGCGTATCGGAAATGGTAAGCCCCGTGAGCACCATCAAAGAAGTGCGCGTGGCCATGGTGGAGCAACAACGACGCCTGGGAAAAGAACGCGGCGTGGTCATGGACGGCCGCGACATCGGCACGGTGGTGTTTCCCCAGGCCGACCTGAAGGTCTTCATGACGGCCGACTTGTTGACGCGCGCTTTTCGAAGACAACGCGAACTACTGGAGAAAAACCAGATGGTCGACCTCGACGACGTGGTGGAGAATATTTTACAACGCGACAAGATCGACACCACCCGCAAGGAAAGTCCACTCCGCCAGGCAGACGACGCGCTCGTGCTCGACACCACGCACGTCACCCTGGAAGAACAAGTGGACGAGGTGGTACGCCTGGCGCTTGCCAAAATGATCGTGCTGCACTGA
- a CDS encoding MATE family efflux transporter yields MSFTIKVNSFFRLFKQAIRGDQQDYTVLSIDKAILLLSIPMVLEMAMESLFAVVDAFFVGQLHDNSAIATIGLTESLLSLIYSLAMGLGIGATAMVARRVGEKDIESAKEAGAQAILLGVMLSLAISVVGVLFSEDLLRLMGASESLIEKNSGYTKWMITGNMSIMLLFLINGVFRGAGDASIAMRSLILANLVNMILDPIFIFGLGPVPAFGVEGAAIATTTGRSIGVLFQLYHLVKGNGIIKLHAKHLVAQWQIVWRLMVISSGSTGQFLIGSGSWIFLNRIMSSFGEAALGGYTFAIRVIVFAILPAWGMANAAATLVGQNLGAGHPERAEQSAWRAAFFNMVFLGSVTIVFFLLARPIIGLFSIDPIAIEQGAECLQIVSLGYVFYAFSMVINQSFNGAGDTRTPTVISFVGFWLFQIPLAYLLAERFHVGTRGVYAAIAIAESLMAIAGIIIFRQGKWKLAKV; encoded by the coding sequence ATGTCATTTACTATAAAAGTCAATTCCTTTTTTCGACTTTTCAAACAAGCGATAAGAGGAGATCAACAGGATTATACTGTCTTAAGCATCGACAAGGCCATTCTTCTTTTATCCATTCCGATGGTGCTGGAGATGGCCATGGAGTCGCTGTTCGCTGTGGTCGATGCTTTCTTTGTCGGCCAGTTGCACGATAACAGCGCGATCGCTACCATCGGCTTGACCGAGTCTTTACTCAGCTTGATTTACTCTCTGGCGATGGGCCTGGGCATAGGTGCCACGGCCATGGTCGCGCGCCGCGTGGGCGAGAAAGATATTGAATCAGCCAAGGAAGCTGGGGCTCAGGCAATTTTGCTGGGGGTAATGTTGTCGCTCGCGATCAGTGTGGTTGGGGTCTTGTTTTCGGAGGACTTGCTGCGCCTCATGGGGGCCAGTGAATCGCTTATTGAAAAAAACTCCGGCTATACGAAGTGGATGATCACCGGAAACATGTCGATCATGTTGCTGTTCCTGATCAATGGTGTTTTTCGCGGTGCGGGTGATGCCTCTATCGCGATGCGATCGCTGATCCTGGCGAACCTCGTGAACATGATCCTCGATCCGATTTTCATCTTTGGATTAGGGCCCGTCCCAGCCTTTGGTGTGGAGGGTGCTGCCATCGCGACGACCACCGGCCGGAGCATTGGCGTGCTTTTTCAACTCTATCATTTGGTGAAAGGGAACGGGATCATCAAGCTTCATGCAAAACACCTGGTGGCCCAGTGGCAGATTGTTTGGCGCCTCATGGTGATATCTTCCGGTAGCACGGGCCAGTTCCTAATCGGGTCCGGCAGTTGGATCTTTTTGAATCGCATCATGTCCAGCTTTGGAGAAGCTGCTTTGGGAGGCTATACGTTTGCGATTCGCGTAATCGTATTCGCGATCCTGCCGGCGTGGGGAATGGCCAATGCAGCGGCAACCTTGGTGGGGCAAAATCTGGGGGCAGGTCATCCTGAACGTGCAGAGCAATCGGCATGGAGAGCGGCCTTCTTTAATATGGTTTTCCTCGGAAGTGTTACGATCGTGTTCTTTCTGCTGGCGCGGCCGATCATTGGCTTGTTCTCCATAGATCCCATCGCGATTGAACAAGGTGCAGAGTGTCTGCAAATTGTTTCACTGGGCTATGTCTTCTATGCGTTTAGCATGGTGATAAACCAGTCGTTCAACGGAGCAGGGGATACGCGCACACCTACGGTGATCAGCTTTGTGGGCTTCTGGCTTTTTCAAATTCCGTTGGCCTATTTGCTGGCGGAGAGATTCCATGTGGGCACGAGAGGCGTGTATGCTGCCATCGCCATTGCCGAATCGCTCATGGCGATTGCCGGCATCATCATTTTTCGGCAGGGAAAATGGAAATTGGCAAAGGTGTAA